The genomic stretch AGTAGCAATTTTTCACGTAGTAAGAGCGATTGTGATTTATAGAGATGCACTTAGTGCGGTATTTTAATAATAATGAAGAAAAATCACAAGGAATCTGCTTTTCCTTGTGACTTTTTCAATTTTAAGAAAGAGTTGGGTGAACACTTAGGTGCAGGGAACTCATTTAATCAGTTTTAGTGATGGAGCATCGGAAAATAGCGTTAAAACAACGAAGTTCAACGCTATTTCAAATAGATTTAGCGATATATTAACGAAATTCAGCGATAGATTAACGACATTTCAGTATTATCAACGAGGTTCAGCGTTATATCAACGAAGTTTAGCTTTATATCAACGAGATTTAGTGATATATCAACGAAGTTCACAGCTTTATCAATAATGTTCACTCAGTGTTCGCGTTTTTAGATTTAACCACCGCGTTTTCACTACATAGATGATACCAAAATTGAGTTCAACCTATTTATGTTCAAAAAGTATTGCTTTATGCACAAAAAGCGCTACCTTATGAACAAAGTTCACAACTAAACTAATAATATTCACTCAGTGTTCGCGTTTTTTACATTTAAATATCATATATTTTCGATGTATAATCTTCTTAGGTGATGAGAATGTTTTTAAAAAAAATTACACTTTTACGCGATGAAATAACGAGCTTTAGTCAATATCCGTTTTCCATTCCTTCCATTAAATCATTTGATGAAATTAATTTGAGAAGCAATGTTACCTTTTTTGTAGGTGAAAATGGTTCTGGAAAGTCTACTTTATTGGAAGCAATTGCTGATAAATGTGATTTTAATACAGCGGGTGGGGGACGTAATAATAATTATGAGGTTTTTGCATCTGAGTCGCAGCTCGGTAATTACATAAGACTTTCGTGGTTGCCAAAAATTTCGAATGGATTTTTCTTGCGAGCGGAGTCATTCTACAATTTTGCTACATATTTGGACCAGATAGATGATCCACTTAAGTATCGCGGATATGGAGGTGAGTCTCTCCATAAGCAATCACACGGGGAATCGTTTTTATCCTTATTTCTAAATCGATTTAATGAAACGGCAATTTACTTACTAGATGAACCAGAGGCAGCGCTCTCGCCAGCTAGACAATTAACATTCTTAAAAATAATTCATGATTTGGTAGAAATAGAAAACTCTCAATTTATCATTGCCACGCATTCTCCAATTCTACTTGGATACCCAGATGCCGATATATTAAGCTTTGATCATGGGGAGATTTCAAGAATTGATTATGAAAGTACAGATCATTATCAAATCACAAAATACTTTTTACAAAACAGGGAGAAGTTTTTAAGTGATTTGTTGAGTGATGATGATGAGGAAGACTATAAATAAAGCTCAGTGCACCTAAGGGGCACTGAGCTTATGTCTACTACGTAATATCTACCAATTATCCCAACTCCACTAATTCACCAGGTAAAACAAATTCCCCATTTTCGTTTGAATTAAAATCAACTACTTTAAAAACAGCATCTAAGTTTAGCACTCCGTATAGGTGAGGAAATAATTGACCGAAGTTTTCAGTATCTTCATAGACAATTTTAGCTTTCGTTTTTTCTTCATCGATGCAAAGTATTTTTAAATCAGTTGCACCTTTAAAGAATAAGTTTGCGATTTCAACGGTTTGTTTTAAAGTCGAACAATGGATAAATCCATCAGTATTTAAACTAGCAGGGGAATATTCTCCCTCTTTAATTGCATTTTGCCACTCTTTGTTTTCAATAATATGTAAGATCATAGTATTACTCCTCAAAATATAATTTGATTTTTCTTTTCATTTCTTCTTTGTTTTCCGCAAACTGCTTATGTCGATGCCCATTTCCGCCAGAAGTGTGAGGAAAGCCGGATAAAATTGAGGCCGAATTTAAATAATCATTTGCTGTCAGATAGGTCAGGACTTTTGAAACATTGACTCCCAACGGAATAATAAGGGGATGATTTAGTCTTACGATTTCCGGTGCAAAGTTTTCAATTATGTACTTTTTAAGTATTTCTGTTTTTAATATATCAGGTGTTGAACCATTATAATTTTTCCCTTTATAGAAAACAGGGTATTTAATAACGGAGGTTGTTTGAACTAAGTGACTAGCTGTACTAAAGAGTTCACTAGTTGAATTCAATCCAAGGTATTTATGTAATTCTAATTCATCTAACATAGTAATTAAATTTTTCCTCATCGGGCCTTGAAAGCTTGAATTCTTTTTAACTTCATGTAAAATTTCTTCATCATCAATTTGTTCATCTTTTAAACGAATCACCGTGGAATATGATTGTTTCATTTGATGTAAGCCGGGAGTAATTCCTACAATTATGACTCTTGCATGATCGTTTATATACTCAAAAGGAGCATAATAAATTTCTAAATTTTTCTTCTCATCTTTATCAACTAGAAATTTTTCATTTATTAATGTACTAGTTTCAAGTGAAGGAGGTAACGAAGATATTAACTTTTTATATTGATTAAATTTTGAAGTAGTCAAGATCGCCATCTATTTTCCTCCATTACAACAATTAATAGTTATTTTAACGAATCTTATCTGTTAAATCCACCTATCCTACTTACCAGCTTCTCAAGTATAAAATAGGTTCTTTATGATAAAACTGAATAGCTGATAGTAAGAAGGAAGTTTATGAAAGGCTGGAAGATTAAGTGGATTATTCAAGTGAACAAAAACAGCGTTTAAGAAAATACAATTTACGTTCTTCCGTTATTCATACTGAAGGAAATTTAATAGAAAACATTAATATTATTCAAAAAGTTTTTCCTACCTCTGATCTCGTAAAGAAAAAATTAATAATAAATGATAAATCAGCTATGTTATTTCATTTGTCAGGCTTAGTTGATGAGAAAAAAATAGCTCATTTTATCAATACTATTAGTACGAATTCAAATGTAAATGAAACTGATTTATTTATTACAAATAATACTGAACGGACAAATCAAATATTAGAAATTGAAAAATTCATTCTAGAAGGCAAGAGCATTCTTTTAATTGAAGGCGATCCAATTTCATTTGTGTATTCGACTGAAAATTGGCCACAAAGGTCATATATGCCTCCTAGTATTGATAATTCATTAAAAGGCTCTAAAATATCTTTTGTTGAAACATATCAATCAAATATAGCATTACTTCGTAGACTTATCCAAAATCGCGATTTTCAGATTAAACAAACTGAACTTGGTAAAGAAAATAAAACTCTCGTTGCAA from Arthrobacter citreus encodes the following:
- a CDS encoding AAA family ATPase codes for the protein MFLKKITLLRDEITSFSQYPFSIPSIKSFDEINLRSNVTFFVGENGSGKSTLLEAIADKCDFNTAGGGRNNNYEVFASESQLGNYIRLSWLPKISNGFFLRAESFYNFATYLDQIDDPLKYRGYGGESLHKQSHGESFLSLFLNRFNETAIYLLDEPEAALSPARQLTFLKIIHDLVEIENSQFIIATHSPILLGYPDADILSFDHGEISRIDYESTDHYQITKYFLQNREKFLSDLLSDDDEEDYK
- a CDS encoding DUF952 domain-containing protein yields the protein MLRSNTMILHIIENKEWQNAIKEGEYSPASLNTDGFIHCSTLKQTVEIANLFFKGATDLKILCIDEEKTKAKIVYEDTENFGQLFPHLYGVLNLDAVFKVVDFNSNENGEFVLPGELVELG